The DNA sequence TCCTGACCCTGAGCTGTATGACGGTCATGAAGGAGTGGTTGCTTTTGGAGGTGACTTGTCTGTAGAGCGCATTTGGTTTGCTTATCAACTGGGTATCTTTCCCTGGTACAACCCCGGAGAAGAAATTCTATGGTGGTGTCCGGATCCAAGATTCGTTCTTGTTCCGGAAGAATTAAAAGTCTCAAAATCAATGAGAAAGATATTAAACAAAAATGTTTTTACTTTTTCAGAGAATAAAAACTTCAGGGAAGTCATCAGGAACTGTCAAAAGGCGAACCGAAAAGGGCAGTCCGGAACATGGCTTTCTGATGAGCTGATGAATACTTTTATCCAGCTTCATGAATATGGTTTAGCCAAAAGTATTGAAGTGTGGCAGGATGAAGAGCTTGTGGGTGGCTTTTACGGACTTCAGATTGGAAATGTTTTTTGCGGGGAAAGCATGTTTGCTAAAGTGAGTAATGCTTCCAAAGCAGGATTTATCCATTTTGTAGAAAGCAATAAAAATACTATTGAATTAATTGATTGTCAATCTCATACAGAGCACCTCGAAAGCCTGGGTGCTAAAATGATTCCTAAAAAAGAATTTCTAAAAATCTTACACGAAAATAATGAACGCGGATAAAGAAAAATGGGTTCTTCTGATTATCCTGAGTATTATCTGGGGATCATCCTTTATTTTAATCAAAAAATCTCTGGAGCATTTTAATCCTTTTCAGGTAGGATCTTTAAGGGTTCTGATTGCCGGGATTATTTTACTTCCGGTTGCTATTTCCAATTATAAGCTTTTCCCTAAAAAACATCTGAAATGGTTAATTCTGGCAGCTTTTACCGGAAATTTTATCCCAATGTTCCTTTTTCCCATTGCGGAAACCGAAGTGAGCAGCAGTATTGCGGGGATCATCAACTCTATGATGCCTATTTTTGTGATTATTGTAGGAGCATTGGTATGGAAGTTTGAAACAACCAAAAAACAGATCATAGTTACATTGATAAGCTTTACCGGAGTCTGTATTCTTGCATTCGGAGGGGGTGACAGCGGAGAATTGAAAATGATTCCGATTTTACTGCTATTATTGGCTACTTTATGCTATGCTCTGAGTACAACAACTGTAAAATCAAAGCTTATGGAAGTTTCTTCCACCATTCTATCTGCCTTTGTTTTCTCATTTGTTTTATTATTTCCTTCCATTATTGCATTAACCAGCACCGGATTCTTCTCGGAGTTCACCTTTTCCAAAGACAATCTGCTTGGGCTTATGTTTGTGAGCCTTTTATCTGTTTTCGGAACGGGACTGGCGATGATGATGAATTACCGTTTGCTGAAAGTTTCCTCGCCTCTTTTTGCATCAACAGTTACCTTAGTAATGCCTATTGTTGCTATTATATGGGGAATTTTAGATGGCGAAAAACTCACTTATTTACAGTTTATGGGAGCAGGAATTATTATTGCCGGACTTCTATTTTTAAGAACAAATCCAAAAAAATAAAATCATATTATAAATTAAATTATATTTGACCGATTTAACTTATAACTATGAAAAAAATTCTACTTTGTGGCTCAATAGCCTTATTAACACTTTCGTGTTCTTCTACGCGTGATGATGCTCCGTTTGATAACAGTGATCCTTCCACTCAAAACGTCATTCTTCCTACAAAAATGACTATGGACGGTATTGTAATGAAAATCAATTACAACGGAACCAAAATCATCAGCATGATCAACAACATTAATCATGGGCAAAGAATTGAATTCACTTATACTGACGAATATGTCACCGGGATTAAACATTACGAAAACAACGTTCTTGAAAGCACGGTTGAATACGGATATTCTAATGGCCGTATGGCTTCTGCCATTACCAAAGAATATTCTCTTACCGGTACAGTACAAAACACGGTTACATTTACTTATACCTACGCAAGTACTACAGAAATTAACGTAAAAAAACAAACGAATTCCGGGGCTGCAGGATCCTCTGTAATCAACAGTGTTTTTACATACAGCAATGGAAATATGGTAAGCAATATAGGCTCAGGGACGGGAACTGTGAATGGAAACACTGTCAACTATACAGAAACGGAAACGTACACTTATACGGATAAAAACTATCCTTTTAAGAATATAAAAGGCTTTGATAAAATTATATTCAATGGAAATGAAAGCGATGGGGTAAGCATGCTGTTTTCAAATATAAAGAATAACTTAAGCACTTATAAAGGACAGTTTACCAGCACCACAGTAGGCGGAGGAACCACAACCGGAACAACTTCTCATAAATATACCACTACTTTTAATACCGCAGGGTATCCTTCTGTAGAAGACAGGCAATCTCTTGATATCAATGGAAACCCCAATACAAGTACCCCTGATAAATTCATCTACGAATACAATTATCAATAAAAAAAACCTGCACTTCTGCAGGTTTTTCTATTATTTTTAGATTAATCTAGTTCTTTTTCTTCACTTTAGTCGCTTTAACCTTTTTCACTTCATCTTTAATGAAAGGATATTTTTTCTGCATATCCTTAACTAAAGACGGATCAAGGTCTAACGCTTTCTGAAGTGATTCTGTTCCTTTATCCTGATCTTTCAGATTGAAAAAACAGTTACTCAACTGATAAAACAG is a window from the Chryseobacterium indologenes genome containing:
- the aat gene encoding leucyl/phenylalanyl-tRNA--protein transferase is translated as MVQLDENEISFPDPELYDGHEGVVAFGGDLSVERIWFAYQLGIFPWYNPGEEILWWCPDPRFVLVPEELKVSKSMRKILNKNVFTFSENKNFREVIRNCQKANRKGQSGTWLSDELMNTFIQLHEYGLAKSIEVWQDEELVGGFYGLQIGNVFCGESMFAKVSNASKAGFIHFVESNKNTIELIDCQSHTEHLESLGAKMIPKKEFLKILHENNERG
- a CDS encoding DMT family transporter produces the protein MNADKEKWVLLIILSIIWGSSFILIKKSLEHFNPFQVGSLRVLIAGIILLPVAISNYKLFPKKHLKWLILAAFTGNFIPMFLFPIAETEVSSSIAGIINSMMPIFVIIVGALVWKFETTKKQIIVTLISFTGVCILAFGGGDSGELKMIPILLLLLATLCYALSTTTVKSKLMEVSSTILSAFVFSFVLLFPSIIALTSTGFFSEFTFSKDNLLGLMFVSLLSVFGTGLAMMMNYRLLKVSSPLFASTVTLVMPIVAIIWGILDGEKLTYLQFMGAGIIIAGLLFLRTNPKK